A portion of the Gossypium arboreum isolate Shixiya-1 chromosome 8, ASM2569848v2, whole genome shotgun sequence genome contains these proteins:
- the LOC108468267 gene encoding protein DMP10: MAITKASPKSAHKALPLSANLSNLLPTGTVFAFEAIIPSFSNNGRCEMAHKYITLGAIILCSLACFLSSFTDSFIGSDGKLYYGIATISGLWVFNGELDDDFGLDDPREAEEILRKYRLTPIDFVHAACALTLFLVMAFSSYDVQRCFFPRPGPNGNALITNLPLAAGILASGLFMLFPTKRRGVGYADKPDRDDIKQNNKIDNSK; the protein is encoded by the coding sequence ATGGCAATCACCAAAGCTTCTCCGAAATCTGCCCACAAGGCACTGCCGCTCTCAGCCAACCTCTCGAACCTACTTCCTACCGGCACCGTCTTTGCATTCGAAGCCATTATACCTTCATTCTCCAACAATGGAAGATGTGAAATGGCTCATAAATACATCACTTTAGGTGCCATTATTTTATGTTCACTCGCTTGCTTCTTATCTTCTTTCACTGACAGTTTCATAGGTAGCGATGGCAAGCTTTATTATGGAATTGCCACCATCAGTGGACTTTGGGTTTTCAACGGTGAACTGGATGATGATTTCGGTTTGGACGACCCAAGAGAAGCCGAGGAAATATTAAGGAAATATAGGCTTACACCCATTGATTTTGTTCATGCTGCTTGTGCTTTAACATTGTTTTTAGTCATGGCTTTTAGTAGCTATGATGTTCAGCGTTGCTTTTTCCCTAGACCGGGACCTAATGGTAATGCATTGATAACAAATCTGCCATTAGCGGCTGGGATTTTGGCTAGTGGATTGTTCATGCTTTTCCCCACCAAACGAAGAGGGGTTGGGTATGCTGACAAGCCCGATCGTGATgatataaaacaaaataataagatTGATAACTCaaaatga
- the LOC108469671 gene encoding uncharacterized protein LOC108469671: MVKKKVTHQSNDPKQRNPSQEIHDPAKDSTFTKASNPLSRQSSMEDPKEKLQNLKSLNSLLVKEAFESRQQIDSLVQAKEALEVELIERKKLEAEESEKNVSVELQNGLVSVYMVNQMKELGVERETVIGALKNKVSGLMGSLEEERKMLSLVCEERDLVRNDFELQVNEGKLMKEKLTEMEGNERKFVEEIGKLKVEYDRLVWEKEELEKVKSSMVKDRNLLEKNMTDMAGEVEHLRRENEKVVREKKEVEIEKNEQRVKIDEMEKEMSEVILSFRKEDGVLRSKIFELEKNCGEAMDREAERAIEIGALVEEKRAKERSIERLMEEKDFMSRSLEAIMVESEDRQRRIEKLLEESDANRRALEMNEKELRDMHKKIKELLGDKTEIEKDKIHGENENIKLHNEVSELRNIVHRLQEECLDHQKKKDELVSEVSRFKALVDQITLERDNALKGFDKEKHNGVNLRSKVSEMENMLKKTEEELARKRTDWQNLIEEKKEMGSHIGSLAEDKDRLYLELLETKRSFNDLRAKMESTTINYERALTLLKNTASLLCQSKDEKSPEEAAIAEQKLEDEIELYAMELEAIKKAFKNKETVAQDLKQKVELMEKSMVEAQKKKSFWTLVSSATTLLAAITVAYAARGR; this comes from the coding sequence atggtgaaaaagaaaGTTACCCATCAATCCAATGACCCCAAACAACGAAACCCGTCTCAGGAAATCCATGACCCTGCCAAAGATTCAACCTTTACTAAAGCTTCCAACCCTTTGAGCCGCCAATCTTCCATGGAAGATCCTAAGGAGAAGCTCCAAAATCTAAAGTCTCTTAACTCTTTGCTTGTCAAGGAAGCCTTTGAGAGTAGGCAACAGATTGACTCTTTGGTTCAAGCCAAGGAAGCTCTTGAGGTTGAGTTGATTGAAAGGAAGAAACTTGAAGCTGAGGAGAGTGAGAAAAATGTGAGCGTTGAGCTGCAGAATGGGTTGGTTTCTGTTTATATGGTGAACCAAATGAAGGAACTTGGTGTTGAGAGGGAAACGGTGATTGGAGCATTGAAAAATAAGGTGAGTGGACTAATGGGTAGTCTTGAAGAGGAGAGGAAAATGTTGAGTTTGGTTTGTGAAGAGAGAGATTTGGTAAGGAATGATTTCGAGCTGCAGGTTAATGAGGGTAAGTTGATGAAAGAGAAACTGACGGAAATGGAGGGGAATGAGAGGAAATTTGTGGAAGAAATTGGGAAACTTAAAGTGGAATATGATAGGTTGGTTTGGGAGAAAGAGGAGTTGGAGAAAGTGAAGAGTTCAATGGTTAAAGATAGAAATTTGTTGGAGAAAAACATGACGGATATGGCTGGGGAAGTTGAGCATTTGAGAAGGGAGAATGAAAAGGTTGTGAGAGAGAAGAAAGAGGTTGAGATTGAGAAAAATGAGCAAAGAGTGAAGATTGATGAGATGGAAAAGGAAATGAGTGAAGTTATATTGAGTTTCAGGAAGGAAGATGGGGTTTTGAGGTCTAAAATTTTTGAGTTGGAAAAGAACTGTGGGGAAGCAATGGATAGGGAGGCAGAAAGGGCGATTGAGATCGGTGCATTGGTGGAAGAAAAGAGAGCAAAAGAAAGGAGTATTGAGAGACTAATGGAGGAAAAGGATTTTATGTCAAGATCATTGGAGGCAATAATGGTGGAGTCAGAGGATAGGCAGAGAAGAATTGAGAAGTTATTGGAGGAAAGTGATGCAAATAGAAGAGCGTTGGAAATGAATGAGAAGGAATTAAGGGATATGCATAAGAAAATCAAGGAATTGCTTGGAGATAAAACTGAGATCGAGAAGGACAAAATCCATGGTGAGAACGAAAACATCAAGTTGCACAATGAAGTAAGTGAGCTGAGGAATATTGTGCATAGGCTGCAAGAAGAATGCTTGGATCATCAAAAGAAGAAGGATGAATTGGTTTCCGAAGTTAGCCGGTTTAAAGCTTTGGTTGATCAAATAACACTTGAGAGGGACAATGCTTTGAAAGGATTTGATAAGGAGAAGCATAATGGTGTTAACTTGAGATCAAAAGTTTCAGAAATGGAGAATATGCTCAAGAAAACTGAGGAAGAGCTAGCACGGAAGAGGACCGATTGGCAGAActtaatcgaggaaaagaaagagATGGGGAGTCACATTGGATCACTGGCTGAAGATAAAGATAGGTTGTATTTGGAACTTTTGGAGACAAAGAGAAGTTTCAATGATTTGAGAGCTAAAATGGAATCGACAACTATTAATTATGAGCGAGCATTGACTCTGTTGAAGAACACTGCTTCACTGTTATGTCAATCTAAAGATGAAAAATCGCCAGAAGAAGCTGCTATTGCTGAACAGAAACTCGAAGATGAAATCGAACTATATGCAATGGAATTGGAAGCAATCAAAAAGGCATTTAAGAACAAAGAGACAGTGGCTCAAGACTTGAAGCAGAAAGTTGAGTTAATGGAGAAATCCATGGTGGAAGCACAAAAGAAAAAGAGTTTCTGGACTTTGGTGTCGTCGGCAACAACTCTTTTGGCTGCAATTACAGTTGCATATGCTGCAAGAGGACGTTGA
- the LOC108469670 gene encoding pentatricopeptide repeat-containing protein At1g12300, mitochondrial-like: MGQIDFGFAILGKMLKLGVEPTVVTFSTLINGLCNQSKISQAVSLFDEMIGRGYQPDLIVYSTMLNGLCKTEYTDRAVRFLRMIEERGFEPDIVAYNTVIDCLCKNSLLNEAFDLFSEVKVKGIRPNIVSYNCLIHATCNLGQQKETRQLLNEMVDNNISCDIVTYNILIDAHCKEGMIYKAVDIVDTMGKQGIEPNIVTYNIFIDAYCKEGMVSKAIETIDTMRKQGIEPNVITYNILVYAYFNKAMVTEAEDIVDTMIKQGIEPDVVTYNAIINGHCLQNQIGKAKRVFSLMIEKGCAPDILSYNIMINGYCKSKRLDEAMELFHQIAQNGPIPDTVTYNTLMQGMCQFGRVIAACELFKTMLASGPVPNLVTCLILLDGLCTRGKLEAALELFRAMQNSRLKLNVASYNILIDGLCKAGNIEVGKELFHKLSVNGLKPNVYTYAIMINGFCRDGMPDEAYQLFRSMEDNDCLPDRFCYNVMIQGFLRNGYTLKATQLLSEMVGKGFSANLCTATLILDLILRSNDSILV; this comes from the exons ATGG GTCAAATTGATTTTGGGTTTGCTATTTTGGGGAAAATGCTGAAGTTAGGTGTTGAACCTACTGTTGTAACTTTTTCCACTTTGATTAATGGACTTTGTAATCAAAGTAAGATTTCTCAAGCTGTGAGTTTGTTTGATGAAATGATTGGAAGAGGGTATCAACCTGATTTAATTGTCTACAGTACCATGCTTAATGGGTTGTGTAAGACCGAGTATACCGATCGAGCTGTTAGGTTTCTAAGGATGATAGAAGAAAGAGGTTTTGAACCCGATATTGTAGCATATAATACTGTTATTGACTGTCTTTGTAAGAATAGTTTACTAAATGAGGCTTTCGATCTCTTCTCCGAAGTGAAGGTTAAGGGCATTAGACCAAATATCGTTAGTTATAATTGCTTAATTCATGCTACTTGTAATTTGGGCCAGCAAAAGGAGACAAGGCAACTTTTGAATGAAATGGTGGATAACaatatttcatgtgatattgtcACATATAATATATTGATCGATGCACATTGTAAGGAGGGGATGATTTATAAAGCTGTAGATATCGTTGATACAATGGGGAAGCAAGGCATTGAACCTAATATTGTCACgtataatatatttattgatgcatATTGCAAAGAGGGAATGGTTTCTAAAGCTATAGAAACCATTGACACAATGAGAAAGCAAGGTATTGAGCCTAATGTTATCACGTATAATATACTGGTTTATGCATATTTTAACAAGGCAATGGTTACTGAAGCTGAAGATATTGTTGACACAATGATAAAGCAAGGCATTGAGCCTGATGTTGTTACCTATAATGCAATAATAAACGGCCATTGCTTGCAAAACCAAATTGGTAAAGCTAAAAGAGTATTTTCGTTGATGATTGAGAAAGGTTGTGCACCTGATATACTTAGTTACAACATCATGATCAATGGATATTGCAAATCTAAGAGGTTGGACGAAGCAATGGAACTTTTTCATCAAATAGCTCAAAACGGACCAATCCCTGATACAGTGACATACAACACTCTTATGCAAGGTATGTGTCAATTTGGGAGAGTTATTGCTGCATGTGAACTTTTCAAGACAATGCTTGCTTCTGGGCCAGTTCCAAATCTAGTGACCTGTTTGATTTTGCTCGATGGTTTATGCACAAGAGGTAAACTCGAAGCGGCATTGGAACTTTTTCGAGCAATGCAGAACAGTAGGTTGAAACTTAATGTTGCATCTTATAATATCTTAATTGATGGCTTGTGCAAGGCTGGGAATATTGAAGTTGGAAAGGAATTATTTCATAAACTCTCTGTCAATGGTTTAAAACCTAATGTTTACACATATGCTATAATGATTAATGGATTCTGTAGAGATGGAATGCCAGATGAAGCATACCAGTTGTTTAGGAGCATGGAAGATAATGATTGTTTGCCTGATAGGTTCTGTTACAATGTAATGATCCAAGGATTTCTTCGAAACGGCTATACGTTAAAGGCAACACAACTTCTATCAGAAATGGTTGGTAAAGGCTTTTCTGCAAATTTGTGCACTGCCACTTTAATTTTGGATCTCATCTTACGATCTAATGATTCAATTTTGGTATGA